The following proteins are co-located in the Oenanthe melanoleuca isolate GR-GAL-2019-014 chromosome 4, OMel1.0, whole genome shotgun sequence genome:
- the TMA16 gene encoding translation machinery-associated protein 16 — translation MPKLRKPQGGKQEKKAIHPYSRKAAQLAREVHKQEKKEKLKTDKALRLSIIGEKLQWFQSHLDPSKIEYTKKEAGELIENYMCRFNAELEQIELQNSIKGRQGRQHGSRESVIKQTIERERQLYEGYGIEIPDIMNRKHLKFFREWDGDLRKLPNIKMKKLSARDAACSHPEVTDSEAKEDLNEEEEVGPDEHQLIQELK, via the exons ATG ccAAAGTTACGAAAACCTcaaggagggaagcaggagaaaaaagctATCCATCCCTACAGCAGAAAAGCTGCACAGCTTGCAAGGGAAGTacacaaacaggaaaagaaagaaaa GTTGAAGACTGACAAAGCTTTACGTTTAAGTATTATTG GAGAAAAACTGCAATGGTTTCAAAGTCACCTTGACCCCAGTAAAATTGAATATACGAAGAAGGAAGCTGGTGAACTAATTGAAAA ttaTATGTGTCGATTCAATGCTGAATTGGAGCAGATTGAATTACAAAACAGTATTAAAGGCAGACAAGGAAGACAGCATGGTTCACGGGAATCTGTCATCAAGCAGACCATAGAACGTGAAAGACAGCTCTATGAGGGCTATGGAATAG aAATCCCAGACATTATGAACAGAAAGCATCTTAAATTTTTCAG aGAATGGGATGGTGATCTAAGGAAACTGCCAaacatcaaaatgaaaaagctcTCAGCTAGGGATGCTGCCTGCAGTCACCCTGAGGTGACAGATTCAGAAGCAAAAGAAGACTTGAATGAAGAGGAAGAGGTGGGCCCTGACGAGCACCAGCTAATTCAAGAGCTGAAATAG